The Streptomyces sp. CC0208 genome window below encodes:
- a CDS encoding TetR/AcrR family transcriptional regulator, whose protein sequence is MTEVSTARRSRITPEREAELYEAVLELLREVGYDAVTMDAVAARTRSSKATLYRQWGGKAELVARAVRHSKPGGMGLDEIDTGSLRGDLHALTMRSDDCTMEQNSALMRGLAMAIHGNPDLLKAFREHLIEPETAEFRRLVQRAIDRGEVREDNPAIDFMIHMMIGGFAARTMIDELPPTQAFLLSYIDAVVLPALGVPTA, encoded by the coding sequence ATGACCGAGGTCTCGACCGCGCGTCGCAGCCGCATCACCCCCGAGCGTGAGGCCGAGCTGTACGAGGCCGTGCTCGAACTGCTCAGGGAGGTCGGCTACGACGCGGTCACCATGGACGCCGTCGCGGCGCGCACCCGTTCCAGCAAGGCCACGCTCTACCGCCAGTGGGGCGGCAAGGCCGAGCTGGTCGCGAGGGCGGTGCGGCACTCCAAGCCGGGCGGTATGGGTCTCGACGAGATCGACACCGGGTCGCTCCGGGGTGACCTGCACGCACTCACCATGCGCTCGGACGACTGCACGATGGAGCAGAACTCCGCGCTCATGCGAGGTCTGGCCATGGCCATCCACGGCAACCCGGACCTGCTGAAGGCGTTCCGGGAACATCTCATCGAGCCGGAGACGGCGGAGTTCCGCCGCCTGGTGCAGCGGGCGATCGACCGGGGCGAGGTCCGCGAGGACAACCCGGCGATCGATTTCATGATCCACATGATGATCGGCGGGTTCGCAGCCCGCACGATGATCGACGAGCTGCCGCCGACCCAGGCGTTCCTCCTTTCGTACATCGACGCCGTGGTCCTCCCCGCACTCGGCGTTCCCACCGCCTGA